The following coding sequences lie in one Musa acuminata AAA Group cultivar baxijiao chromosome BXJ3-1, Cavendish_Baxijiao_AAA, whole genome shotgun sequence genomic window:
- the LOC135580960 gene encoding uncharacterized protein LOC135580960 isoform X1, with the protein MDHEGRDGEERGKSAESSQPPFVEVLCRSSGKVRRFAAGTTAGYALYVINCKLDIGVAPGLHIEAVKEWEEPVVFGPNSILVNYGKGWNLQTVTDEGHDESIGMLQNSKVLPDITKSPNFQSFKKPMTMNQPNSTISFQYIGKILLAFAFMFLLGGIFTFFLQNLPAMNLSAVSSL; encoded by the exons ATGGACCATGAAGGCCGCGACGGGGAGGAGAGGGGGAAGTCTGCCGAGTCCTCACAGCCTCCG TTTGTGGAGGTTCTTTGCAGGAGCTCAGGTAAGGTTAGGAGGTTCGCAGCTGGAACCACTGCTGGATATGCATTGTAtgtgatcaattgtaaattggatATCGGGGTTGCCCCAGGCTTGCATATTGAGGCTGTAAAGGAATGGGAGGAACCTGTGGTCTTTGGTCCTAATTCTATTCTTGTTAACTACGGGAAAGGTTGGAATTTGCAGACTGTTACTGATGAAG GGCATGACGAATCAATAGGAATGCTGCAGAATTCAAAGGTACTTCCAGACATCACT AAATCACCCAACTTCCAATCCTTCAAGAAGCCGATGACTATGAATCAGCCAAATTCAACTATCAGTTTTCAGTATATTGGGAAGATACTACTAGCCTTTGCCTTCATGTTCCTGCTTGGAGGAATATTCACCTTCTTCTTGCAAAACCTCCCAGCTATGAACCTCTCAGCTGTATCAAGTCTATAA
- the LOC135580960 gene encoding uncharacterized protein LOC135580960 isoform X2 yields MDHEGRDGEERGKSAESSQPPFVEVLCRSSGKVRRFAAGTTAGYALYVINCKLDIGVAPGLHIEAVKEWEEPVVFGPNSILVNYGKGWNLQTVTDEGHDESIGMLQNSKKSPNFQSFKKPMTMNQPNSTISFQYIGKILLAFAFMFLLGGIFTFFLQNLPAMNLSAVSSL; encoded by the exons ATGGACCATGAAGGCCGCGACGGGGAGGAGAGGGGGAAGTCTGCCGAGTCCTCACAGCCTCCG TTTGTGGAGGTTCTTTGCAGGAGCTCAGGTAAGGTTAGGAGGTTCGCAGCTGGAACCACTGCTGGATATGCATTGTAtgtgatcaattgtaaattggatATCGGGGTTGCCCCAGGCTTGCATATTGAGGCTGTAAAGGAATGGGAGGAACCTGTGGTCTTTGGTCCTAATTCTATTCTTGTTAACTACGGGAAAGGTTGGAATTTGCAGACTGTTACTGATGAAG GGCATGACGAATCAATAGGAATGCTGCAGAATTCAAAG AAATCACCCAACTTCCAATCCTTCAAGAAGCCGATGACTATGAATCAGCCAAATTCAACTATCAGTTTTCAGTATATTGGGAAGATACTACTAGCCTTTGCCTTCATGTTCCTGCTTGGAGGAATATTCACCTTCTTCTTGCAAAACCTCCCAGCTATGAACCTCTCAGCTGTATCAAGTCTATAA
- the LOC103999608 gene encoding MADS-box transcription factor 50-like — protein sequence MSPESSSSSSNKKRRNLEMRVVENAKRRRVTFAKRRQGLFSKAKELGAVCSADVAVVAFTSCGKAFSFGDDAIRRYLRLAREHDGNQDGREECGSVKATGMEDPVRRLRFLEELRRKAIARAEDLAQARAEATAASSSNGGTEAGESFLVGATTSWGPSPLLETPVGDCSYRSSEEDSLERCGTVEEPFVVDATVSWPSSHHSSMSGDAFAAG from the coding sequence ATGTCTCCGGAGTCGTCTTCCTCGTCGTCGAACAAGAAACGGAGGAATCTGGAGATGAGGGTTGTAGAGAATGCTAAACGAAGACGCGTCACCTTCGCCAAGAGGCGCCAAGGCCTCTTCTCCAAGGCGAAGGAGCTCGGCGCCGTCTGCAGCGCCGACGTCGCCGTCGTCGCCTTTACCTCCTGCGGTAAGGCCTTCTCCTTTGGCGATGACGCCATCCGTCGCTACCTCCGCCTGGCGCGAGAACACGATGGCAATCAAGATGGCAGGGAGGAGTGTGGCTCGGTGAAGGCGACGGGGATGGAAGATCCCGTCCGAAGACTGAGATTTCTTGAGGAGCTCCGGCGTAAGGCAATTGCTCGCGCCGAGGACCTGGCGCAAGCGCGGGCTGAGGCTACCGCGGCCAGTAGCAGCAATGGGGGCACCGAGGCGGGGGAGTCGTTCTTGGTCGGTGCAACGACTTCTTGGGGACCGTCCCCACTTTTGGAGACCCCCGTAGGCGACTGCAGCTACCGGAGCAGTGAGGAGGACAGTCTTGAGCGGTGTGGCACCGTCGAGGAGCCCTTCGTTGTTGACGCCACGGTTTCTTGGCCGAGCTCGCACCACTCGTCGATGAGTGGGGATGCCTTCGCAGCCGGCTAA